ATTAGTGAATCATCAACTGCTTTAGTCTACATAAGACACATGCTTGTCTATTTATAGTTTGACTTGTATATATTCCATTTtgccatttttttaaataaacggTGCTAGTATCCTTTCCTGCTGCTGTTGAGGTTTTATTGCGTAAGTTCAGTTTAAACTTATTTTGGCAAGCACACTACATCTGGTTTGTATTTGATGTCTGATGCAAAAAGTGGCAATGTTCTATTCCTAGCATTGACATCCTTATTAAACATAAAAAGAGGTTATTTCCTAGTATatacaaaaatattttgaagaatCAACAAACAACCCAACACTTTGTCAGTATGACTATGCACTCAAGAAACAACTAGTATGTGCAAACAGGCCCTACACTAGTGTAGTTGAAAGTCTTGAGTAAAGGGGCTAATGTTAATTATGACAGTGGATAGTGAGCAAGTAGTGCTGCTCTCTGTATATCCTGAGTAAGGACTTCAAAAAATGGACAGGTGGAGCATTCTGTAGGGATCAGTGGAACAATTATTTGTGCAATGTATTGCAGAAATAGAGATTTATATGACCCTATGACACACAAAGGAATAAATGGACTGGTAGAACGAGGGTCTTGTTTTCCACAATCATAACATCAGGTTTCCACTTGTGTTCAAGCTGAAACAAAGAGAATAGCAGACATAAAGTGAATGAAGTTGTTTTTTAAGAAACACATTTTCTTTAGAAGCTGCATATTTTAATGTTAGTGATGCTGCTGATATTTAAATGACCTACAATGCGCCTGATACTCATTCGTGTTTTTTCACAGTTAGTGTAATTTTCTTTCTTGCAGGAACAAAGCAACCTTCTGCTTTTGTGCCCATGACTGAAAGCAATTCCTTTCAGCCACAGGTAAAGACTTTGCTTTCCCCATCAGTTGATGCCAAACAACAGTTGCAACGTAAAATTCAGCAGAATACACTGAAGAAACAACAGGAGCAGAAACTTCAGTCTCCACTACCAGGCGAGCAACAAGTAAAGAAACTAGAAGGTGCCACTGTTGGGCAAGTATCCAACATCCCCAGTGGAAGCCCTGCTCTTCTTTCTCCTCAACCTACTATTGGCATTGTGGTGGCAACTGTTCCCAGCCCTATCCAAGTAAGTCATTCATTGTTCAATATCAAAATCGAATACTCAAGAAATAGCAAGTCAAAGGTTATGAGAGTTGTCAAAACTAAAGTTCATTATCTGACTGTGAATTGcttgttgactttcattagccaAGCTATGTAATTTTTGCACATTGCACTTAATTGATTATTCTTGGTTATTTTGATGTAATGTTGTACTTTGGTGGTTGTAAGCCTTAAACTGCCTTTAATCTGTcttaattttcatattttatcTGCTAAACTAGGCAGTTCATATGAAGAATTGTCAGATTCAATAAAGCCTTTCCCTTcacagaaatgaaacaaaacaaaccaCATTATATCCTTCCCCATGCCTAATGGAACAGTATTATGTCAACAGTATCAAAACTGATTTTGATTACTGCTCATGTTATTCTGCTGTGTGCTCTCCCCTGAAGATGGTATAATGATCTGCAAATCATTAGGGAATGAGTCTTATTGCACTTTTAAACCAATAAAATGTCCCAAGAAAGTTCACAGGAGTGTTGGCAAGCAAGATTGGACTCCAAACCAATATGCAATAAACCTGATCTTTCCAAAGCCATAGGAAGTATACATTATGTTAAGTTACATTATGGCCTTTTAAGCCATAAGAATATATATTGAGTGCCTGAATTTGTTTTGGAGCATAAATGAGTTGCACAGATCAGATTATGTCTTCAGCTTGTGATCAGTTAACTGAGAGCAATATGAGTGACAGTGGTGTGCGAGAACTATTTATTTGTTCAGGATTCAGTTAGGTCTCAATTAAGGTTCTCATTTCTAATTGCTTCCAGTCTGAATGTTTGGGAAAGGCAGCTTAAGGCTCAGATGTAATGCTTTTTCTGGTCATGTCAGTGACGCTTGCTGACTTGTTCTGGTCATGGTAACAGGTCTGCTGATATTCATGAACAACAATCACAGCACAGATGATCAATTTCAGGGAGAGGAGTAGAAAATTGACAGAAGGTTGATAAACGTGCAAACATATTAGAGTAATAAATCAAATTTGGGAAATTAAATCTTGATTAACGTCAGATGTTTACAAATGAAGGACTGTGTAATATAGCCTTGATTTCTGATTAACTCAAATTTTAAATGGGAATCATTGAATATTAGCCTTTGTTTAGTGCTAGTACActtttgagtcagaaggttgtgggttcaagtcccactccataGACTTGAATGTTATCTAAGCTGATGCTTCAGTCTGAAATACTGTTTTTTGCATGAGACATTAAATCAATGAATCAGCTGCCCTTCAGATGGTTATTAAAGATTCCATGGTACTGTTTAAAGATGAACTGTGAATGTCTTCCCAGTTTGTTGGGCGATGGGATTTTGATTGCCATCACTAAAATGGACTGTCTAGCCGTTGTCCTTTAAGAGACATTTTGATGCACAAGTATCTCCAAAATAGTTAATTGATGAAATTTGCTTTACATGGCCTTAAATGGTATTACATCAATGCAAGTATTTTGGTTTGGTACCAAATGCTATTAATGTTGTCACCAAATATAAACATTTAGCTTTGTATCTTGAAATAGGGAAAAAtccaatgtatttttttcattGTAGCTTGGTTCTCTTCTGATTCCAAGATAGTTGATTCCTTATAAGCATGCTATTGAGGAGAAGGAATATAGTGTTCTGTGTTAAGAAATGACTTTGTGCACATCCGGTTCCCTAGTAGTCATAGTCATtgagcacagaaaccgacccttcagtccaaccagtccatgctgaccttaATTCCAACCTAaagtagtcctatttgcctgtgcttggcccatatccctctaagtatttcttagtcatgtacttatccaaatgtcttttaaacattataccgtacctgcatccatcacttcccctggaagttcattccacccacAAACTACactgttttaaacaaacaaaattgccTCTCGTGtctcttttaaaatcttcctcctctcgttaaaaatatgccccctcgtcctgaaatcccccatgctagggaaaagacacctgccattcatcataTCTATACctcccattattttataaatctcttaagGTCTCCTCTCAACTTTGTGTGTTCTGGtgaagaaaagtcccagccttttccagtctctctttatagctcaaactctctatcaccagcagcatcctggtaaatcacttatgaatcctctccagcttaatatcatCCCTATAACAGATCAGAACTAGAATTTTTTTGCTGAAAATTAATTCTCCAGTGAATAAGATTGGTATTGATAACTTtgaatttccttttaaaaaaaaacatatactGAATTAGATAGATTTCATCtctggaaataaaaattgaatcTTTGTACCTTAGTTTATTTGGATTATTTACCCTATTCGTTACTACTTTCCTTTAATGTGTAAAGTATTATGTATCAAAACTGTTGGTATTAGTCTTCTGTTTACATTCGGTAAGGTACAAGTAAAACAACACTAGCTTCCAGCTGAGGCACTTGCAAATAGGTTTATATATAATTTTTATAGGTCTTCTGTGTTCAATTTTTCAGATGCAAAGAAGCAGACAGATGATGACGTCACCGAGTCCATTAGGCTCATCAGATAGCAAGGTCCTTCCTTTGAATGTTCAAGTTGTTGCACAACACATGCAGTCAGTCAAACAGCAGCAGAAGACTGTCCAAAATGTGCCTGCCAGTCCACAGAATGATCGCTCAAGACCTCGTTATCATCAAATTTTGCCTAAACCAGCCTCAACCAGCACACTTACCCTTAATTCTCCAACTACAGTTCTTTTGGCTGGAAGTCCAATTAAAAGTGTTGTTTGTGGAACGTCCCACGCAAGCCCACTGAATATGGTAAAGATGGCAGCAATATCTCTTCCTCCTAACACTGGCACATCTCCCAAACCTACATCATCAGCAAGTAATAATACTGGAACAACAGACAAATTGAAAACTCCAACATTGAGGGGTGGCTCAACTTCTTGTCTTCCTGCTGCAGGCACCAAAACAAGTTACGTTACAACCACACCTACTGCAGAGATAATTAAATCTGAACATGAATCAATATCAAGTGATGAAAAGCAGATTCAGTGCCACGAGAATTTAAGTCACATGAAGGATCCTAAAAGAACAGTTGGCTACTCACCTTGTGGGCAGAAAAATAATAGTGAAGCTATTGTGAAAGTGAAGCCATCAAATGGGAAAACAGCTAATGAGAAGACAGCAAAAGTCTGTAATGGTCAGAAAATTGAAGTAAGAAAGACCAAAAATGAAGGGAAATTTGTACATAATGATAATCTGACCATTTCGATAGCAGGAAATAACCAAAATGCTTTTTCTGTTTCCTCTACTTCAAATTTCACAAACACCAGCGTTAATGCAAAATCCATTACTGATACTGCCAGGTCTCATAAAGACAATGGGCTATGTCCAAAAAGTCCAAGAAAACGTTCTCCCTCAACTTCTGCATTTGAACCACAGGTGACTCCTGTGAAGAAAGCTCTACTTGTAGAACGCACTGTAACTAGTGTAGAACATCAGAAGGCCTGCCATGGCACTATAGTAATGACATCTCCAAAACCAACTGCAGTTTTACCAGTAAAATGCGAGAATGCgacagcagtggttcaaacaCCTGGTAAAGTTACTGTTAAACTGAATGCAACAGGAATAACCCGTATATTAGCAAATCCTTCATCTAATATTCAAGTAGTGACCTTAGATTATCCACAGACTACTGCAGAACAAACAAATacctttaaagaaaacaaaacaatagaCTTGGAAATGGATTCAACCAGTTTGCATGGAAACACAAGTACAAAGCCAACCACCAATCATACTGACATGCAGCATATCAAAAAGGATCACCACTGTTTTGGGACTGCAGAAGGACCGCAAGTTTTAAATGCTAATGTCACTGGGAATTCAGGGACCATTGATTATCAGGTGTCTAAGTGGGAGCCAGGACAACATAATGGGTTGGATCAACAGTCTTATGATCAGCAAATGCAGAATCAGAACCAGCTACAAAGTTCTACATCAATTCAATTACAAGACCTAAATCAAGCAACGCTATCAAACCAGTTACCTCTGCAGGATAATTTGATGGAGCTTGCACCTTCAGGTTCACAAAACAATGAAAACTACTTTCAGTTTGATGAAGATCTTACACAGGACAGTATTGTAGAAGAATTAGTATTATTTGAAGAGCAAATGTCTATGAATGTTGGTTATGGAACTGGTTTGGGAATATCTGCTCATTCCACAACAGGTCAAAGTACGATACTGTCATCTCATCAAGCTGGACAATTCTATCATCCAATCCATAGCAGTGGCACTCCAACCCCAACTCctacaccaacaccaacaccaactcCTACACCTAATCCAACACCTACGTCAGAGATGATTGGCTCTCAAAGTTGTTCAAGTCCAAATTCCAGAATGGCTCAAACAACGCCTGTAGATAGTGCGCTTGGCAGCAGTAGGCATACACCAATTGGCACTCCTCATTCAaattgtagcagcagtgtgccTCCTAGCCCTGTTGAATGCAGAAATCCTTTTGCTTTTACTCCCATAAGCTCCAGTATGGCATACCAAGATGCCAGTGTTATTTCTAGCAGTCCCGTTAAACCAATGCAGAGGCCCATGGCCACTCACCCAGACAAGACAAAAATTGAATGGATGAATAATGGATACAACACTGGAGTAAGCAACTCTGCAGTTTCTAACAATGGTGTTGGTATTCTTCCCAGTTATCAGGAGCTGGCTGAGGACCACTTTAGAAAGCCACATGCCTTTGCGGTTCCTGGACAAACAATGCAGTCATATCACCATAATGCCATGCAGTTACAGTCCAGGCATCATGATGCTCAGTTGGGTCGTTTGACTCCAGTTTCACCTGTAGCACACCAGGCAGTGTCAGTGGCTAATGGCAATAAGCAGGAGGGTTTTGCAGTTCCAGCACCACTTGATAACAAAGGAATGCATTCATTAATCAGTAATTTTAGGTGTCGCAGTGTCAGTCCTGCTGTTCATCGTCAGCGTAATCTTAGTGGAAGTACTTTAACTCCTGTGATTAACTTGCCAAGAACAAGTTTGGCATCTTTTGGAAGCCCAGTAACACCTGAAGTTCATAATACATTTGCTAACAGTCTTTCGGACAACAGTGCCAACAGTATGGCTCAACGAAGCCAGTCTGTCCCTTTGTCTGTTATGATGCAGACTCCTTTCCCATCTTACCAGAAGCAAGCCAACACTAAGAAAATTACAAATGTGTTGTTAAGCAAACTTGATTCAGACAGTGATGATGCAGTCAGAGGTCTAGGAATAAACAATCTACCCTCCAATTATACAGCAAGGATGAATCTTACTCAGATATTGGAGACAACATCTAATTGTGGTAGTGCCAACCAGCAACCAATGATTAGTTCAAGCACTTCTGTTTTTGAATTCCAGAAGCCTAGTTACCTCATAAAACACACCAATAATGATCAGTTGGGTTATATTTCTGAGGATAATCAAGCACAAACAGAAGCTCGGGAGCAATCATTGGATTTCACCAGTACAGTCAAAgactttctggctgaagacagCCTACAACCAAACCAGCAAATGGTTGGTCAAGTAACATCAGATCTCAATGTTGCCTCTGATTTCTCCAGTGATCTCAGGTTGTCCACGGAGTTTTCAGGCAGCATAAATGATTTGAGCACTTTAGACACAAATCTGCTGTTTGACCCAAGTAAACAACAGGGACAAGATGTTGATACTACACTGGAGGAATTGAATGATgatgcagtgttccagcaaatcTGTAATGAGTCCATGAATTCCATGCAGTCTTCAGGTTTTGACTGGATGGAAAGTAAAGATCATCCTGCGGTTGAAATGTTAGGTTAAATCAAAGAGTACTGTTAAACATATAGCACACACTTAATTTTTTGACACATCCTATTTGACCTAATAGATGTGCCTGCCTTAAGAGAAACATTCTTTCCTTAAAAACAAAATGGTGTTACAGGAGAAAACCAACTTTTTATATACTTGGCATTCAATAATCTTGTGTCCATAATTTTATTTTAGGTGCCAGTATCTGACATCTTCCTGTATGTATGTTATCCCATTATGCAAATGGGTTCATTTATAAGCTAGTCTGTCTCAGGTGGATTGCTCTTGTAAAACGTAAATGCAGTTAGTCTTTTTAAGATCAGTGGTGAGATTTCAATCTTATTCAGTTTAGTTTATCTTGTGTACAGAAACATTTTAACTCATTGCCCTTCTGACTTTAATATTCACTATATGATTTTGCTGACTCTAAGTTCAgtccaatattaaaaaaaactagtcATAGTGTGAAATGTAGCTACTGTTATCCTGCACATTAAGTTAATCCATTTGGTTTGCAATGTGTTTTCTACTGAATTTTCAATAACTCTTGAAAGAAGCTGTTTATATATGGATATTAAAGTCTCCTTTTGTTGTTTTTGTTCTCTGCTTAATTTTACTCGGTGGGATCTGGAACATAACATGTACAAGAAGTTCTGCAACAACAAGAAAGGAAACATAGGATACATTCTTCATTCATGAGATCACTCAAACAGCTAAAGCTAATCACAAAATTCGAGGTTGATGGAGATACTGACTTTAATGGACAAAACATTAGTGAGAAGTCATTGGGAAACTGCAGTAAAAGTGGAGAATTGTCTACCTTTTGGCATTTTGAGTTATGTGACAGTTAAGTCAGATACATTTCTTCAGTTGTCAGCATTGTAGGATTATCTTTTAACATGGAATATACAAACCCTTAAATTTGTAATTTAGATATGACAGCATATGCGTTGTGTTTTATCCCTTTTTGATGTTCCTTTAGAGTCATTAACTTGTTCTTGCTTGTTAAATTCCTCTGCAGTATTAAACTCATTTATATTAAATAGGTAAGCAACTCTATTGAAATAGTGCatacaggaattgaacacaaaCTCATTAACAAGTGCACTAAAAATAATACATTAAACTCGTTGCTGAGAGTCTAAAATACACAAAGTCAATGGGAGACCTCTTTTAAAAATACAACAGAtctatttctttgttttaaaaaatacgCTGTAATAAGTATTTTAAATAGAAGGCTATCACCTGGAAAATTATTTTCATCATGTGCccaaaagaaagggaaaatgtATCAAAATACCTGAATGTTAAAACCTTCAAAAGAGAAGAAAACTAGAAGTTGCACGTATTTTTTCATTGCAGAACATACTCCTAAAAGGATGAAATTATATTTTCCTGGACAGTATCTCGCACACAGCAGGGAATGAGTTAAAACATCTGACAGTAGAATATTGTTGAATAAACTCAGAAGAAACTCACtatattcaaaaaggaattggttTTAATTAGTCTCTGGTATAATTTTATCAACCAttttctcccccttgagaatataTCTAATCAAAATCCACAAGTTTTCCTGATTGTGCTTCAGATAAATATTAAATAGAATATGATCCTGAAATATACGTTTTACAATGTAAGTAGCGATTAGAAGAATTTTGATCTGAGTAGAAGCAATATAGAAATAGGGAAATAGATTGAGCATGTTGACAATAAATACAATGCAGACATGTTGAATTGAATGCCGTATTTCTGTGTTGTAGGTTTTGCCTAATTCAGTGTTAAGCTTGGAATGCCCCATTAAAAACAATAGTGCAAAGATAATCCATAATCtcttttaaaagagaaaaggatAAATTATTGAACAAGAATTACTAAGAAGTGAAGAATATTAGGAAAATGATGCTAAGTAGATCACACTTTTTCGGAGAGATTAGTTGGGCACAAAGCACCAAATGTTCTCAgatgaaataaatgttttttacTTTTCTGGTTGGCTACATCTCTAAAGTAGATGGTGGGAAATCGAATAGGCTTCTGAATGCAATTTAGTGTTTTTGCTGGATGTAGTTGTGTATATTTCAGTATTTTTCTTTCTTAACTGAGAATGGTTAAAAGCATAAATAACTAATTTTAATCTTAAACCTTTTTGAATCGTAAAGTTCTACATCACATTGCATTAATCCATGGAGCATTCACTGGAACTTCTAAATTTTTGGAAAGTGGATTGAGTTTGACTGCCCCTCACAGTTAATAGCCATCTTAATCCAAACTTTCACCTGGAGAATATCAATTTACTTAAGATAACCTGAGCGCTTCATAAAGCATGGAATCGTAACCAGATACGAAGTCACTTTAAGAAATAGGATGGAGATTTGATTGGAAAATCAGAATGTTGAAGAAAAACTAATGCTATGACAAAGTCCATAATAAATTTATGTAATTTGATCCCAGTAACAATTTATCTAATGTATATTTCCCAATACATAGATTATCGATCATCTGATTCAATAGCTAAGCACTTTAAACAAATGATCGGCAAACTGTAAAAGAATTTTTAAACAACACTGATAGAagttttatttccaaatattaaGCCTCTAAGTATTCCATGAAAAATTGGAAATGTGAAAAAAGAATCACAGTTGCCAGAACTCTAGTTtcaataaattaaatattttacaagTTTAATAATATGGCCACCTTGATAGGTTTGTGACAAATATCTGTATAAATTTTAATGATCGCAAGTAATTAGCACTTCCACAAAATTCACAATTTAGCAGTTGTGCTAGGACTTGATGAACACTTGGAATTGTAATGTTTCCCAAACCTTTCTGTTGCAATTTataaaaattgattttatttgaattttattgattCTGCCAGTTTGCACAGTGCTGACATACTTAATCCATTTCCCAAAAATGTAGTCTGTTATAGAGAACTCTGACTACCTAATGTGTGTAACTATGGTTATTAAAAACCTATATTCCATTTTAGTTCTGACTAAATATATGAAGCATAACTAAAATAAGAATTTGGAAATTTATCATTTTAACAATTCTACACAAACTGAAATTTTGATTACAGGATTGCTAGTCAGTGGCACCAAATCTTTTCTAATATTAACTAACATTCTTAACCATCAGAATTTTATTCTagttatataaatatttttaaccTTGCACCTTAATTTGGGGCGTATGGAATTCAAACACAATCTCTGCAATGAGCAGTGAAACAAGTGCTGATAAACATTTGTTAGCAACTTCTAGCCATCCAAAGTTTTTCTCATAGGACGAATAGAGTTTTGATGttaaaaaatcaatttcaaaacaTGGACTTGTCCTGAAAATCTCTATTTGAACTCTCGTGCAGTTCAATTTATGCACATGTGTGGCCATAAGATGGTGCTCTATTCCAATCTATCTTTCTAAAACAAAACTGTACTCTGGACCAACTAAGAACTAGtggcatctgcagagagaaacattttctcaatacaGATGCTGCTATTTCTCTGGCACtctgcatttcagatttccagcgtccacagttctttgtttaatcttttaaaattaatttaaacttcattataaattcattttaaatgttgatatttCTGCTCTAGGTGAAGCCATGTGAGCAACAGTTCACCCTTTGCTGATTTATAGCATATTATCAAATACAGTCAGTAATTTCAAAATTCTTAAGTCAGAACTTAAACTGAATTTTGTCTGCTTGCTTAATGACAGTTAAgggaaatattaaatattttttgaagatGCTAGTGTGACACTTGGTGATATCTGGTTTTGTCAGGCAATTTGTCTTAATCAAATTATAGTTGATATTATGAAATTAGATTTTTGGCCATTGACTTTTTTTGGTTTCTCAATTTTATTTGAAACCACTGTGTTGTGTTGATGGAATGAAAGAC
The window above is part of the Chiloscyllium plagiosum isolate BGI_BamShark_2017 chromosome 36, ASM401019v2, whole genome shotgun sequence genome. Proteins encoded here:
- the LOC122541026 gene encoding DNA-binding protein RFX7-like isoform X2; amino-acid sequence: MKFTDLEKLYLYLQLPSGPSNGIKSNPSSLSSSRTQQMHACNWIRNHLEDHPDTSLPKQEVYDEYKGYCDNLGYNSLSAADFGKVMKNVFPNMKARRLGTRGKSKYCYSGLRKKAFVHMPSLPSLDFHKTEGPEGSHSADHLQSIEEEVRSAACSLVCEWAQKVLIRKFDSVTDLARFLVTSHYIGTKSVAALSVMAGATSGTKQPSAFVPMTESNSFQPQVKTLLSPSVDAKQQLQRKIQQNTLKKQQEQKLQSPLPGEQQVKKLEGATVGQVSNIPSGSPALLSPQPTIGIVVATVPSPIQMQRSRQMMTSPSPLGSSDSKVLPLNVQVVAQHMQSVKQQQKTVQNVPASPQNDRSRPRYHQILPKPASTSTLTLNSPTTVLLAGSPIKSVVCGTSHASPLNMVKMAAISLPPNTGTSPKPTSSASNNTGTTDKLKTPTLRGGSTSCLPAAGTKTSYVTTTPTAEIIKSEHESISSDEKQIQCHENLSHMKDPKRTVGYSPCGQKNNSEAIVKVKPSNGKTANEKTAKVCNGQKIEVRKTKNEGKFVHNDNLTISIAGNNQNAFSVSSTSNFTNTSVNAKSITDTARSHKDNGLCPKSPRKRSPSTSAFEPQVTPVKKALLVERTVTSVEHQKACHGTIVMTSPKPTAVLPVKCENATAVVQTPGKVTVKLNATGITRILANPSSNIQVVTLDYPQTTAEQTNTFKENKTIDLEMDSTSLHGNTSTKPTTNHTDMQHIKKDHHCFGTAEGPQVLNANVTGNSGTIDYQVSKWEPGQHNGLDQQSYDQQMQNQNQLQSSTSIQLQDLNQATLSNQLPLQDNLMELAPSGSQNNENYFQFDEDLTQDSIVEELVLFEEQMSMNVGYGTGLGISAHSTTGQSTILSSHQAGQFYHPIHSSGTPTPTPTPTPTPTPTPNPTPTSEMIGSQSCSSPNSRMAQTTPVDSALGSSRHTPIGTPHSNCSSSVPPSPVECRNPFAFTPISSSMAYQDASVISSSPVKPMQRPMATHPDKTKIEWMNNGYNTGVSNSAVSNNGVGILPSYQELAEDHFRKPHAFAVPGQTMQSYHHNAMQLQSRHHDAQLGRLTPVSPVAHQAVSVANGNKQEGFAVPAPLDNKGMHSLISNFRCRSVSPAVHRQRNLSGSTLTPVINLPRTSLASFGSPVTPEVHNTFANSLSDNSANSMAQRSQSVPLSVMMQTPFPSYQKQANTKKITNVLLSKLDSDSDDAVRGLGINNLPSNYTARMNLTQILETTSNCGSANQQPMISSSTSVFEFQKPSYLIKHTNNDQLGYISEDNQAQTEAREQSLDFTSTVKDFLAEDSLQPNQQMVGQVTSDLNVASDFSSDLRLSTEFSGSINDLSTLDTNLLFDPSKQQGQDVDTTLEELNDDAVFQQICNESMNSMQSSGFDWMESKDHPAVEMLG
- the LOC122541026 gene encoding DNA-binding protein RFX7-like isoform X1, which encodes MAEEQPEPGQQPRKQEGTAALPSLVPGLSQSEASALQQKLKYLICKTVQSKVDCILQEVMKFTDLEKLYLYLQLPSGPSNGIKSNPSSLSSSRTQQMHACNWIRNHLEDHPDTSLPKQEVYDEYKGYCDNLGYNSLSAADFGKVMKNVFPNMKARRLGTRGKSKYCYSGLRKKAFVHMPSLPSLDFHKTEGPEGSHSADHLQSIEEEVRSAACSLVCEWAQKVLIRKFDSVTDLARFLVTSHYIGTKSVAALSVMAGATSGTKQPSAFVPMTESNSFQPQVKTLLSPSVDAKQQLQRKIQQNTLKKQQEQKLQSPLPGEQQVKKLEGATVGQVSNIPSGSPALLSPQPTIGIVVATVPSPIQMQRSRQMMTSPSPLGSSDSKVLPLNVQVVAQHMQSVKQQQKTVQNVPASPQNDRSRPRYHQILPKPASTSTLTLNSPTTVLLAGSPIKSVVCGTSHASPLNMVKMAAISLPPNTGTSPKPTSSASNNTGTTDKLKTPTLRGGSTSCLPAAGTKTSYVTTTPTAEIIKSEHESISSDEKQIQCHENLSHMKDPKRTVGYSPCGQKNNSEAIVKVKPSNGKTANEKTAKVCNGQKIEVRKTKNEGKFVHNDNLTISIAGNNQNAFSVSSTSNFTNTSVNAKSITDTARSHKDNGLCPKSPRKRSPSTSAFEPQVTPVKKALLVERTVTSVEHQKACHGTIVMTSPKPTAVLPVKCENATAVVQTPGKVTVKLNATGITRILANPSSNIQVVTLDYPQTTAEQTNTFKENKTIDLEMDSTSLHGNTSTKPTTNHTDMQHIKKDHHCFGTAEGPQVLNANVTGNSGTIDYQVSKWEPGQHNGLDQQSYDQQMQNQNQLQSSTSIQLQDLNQATLSNQLPLQDNLMELAPSGSQNNENYFQFDEDLTQDSIVEELVLFEEQMSMNVGYGTGLGISAHSTTGQSTILSSHQAGQFYHPIHSSGTPTPTPTPTPTPTPTPNPTPTSEMIGSQSCSSPNSRMAQTTPVDSALGSSRHTPIGTPHSNCSSSVPPSPVECRNPFAFTPISSSMAYQDASVISSSPVKPMQRPMATHPDKTKIEWMNNGYNTGVSNSAVSNNGVGILPSYQELAEDHFRKPHAFAVPGQTMQSYHHNAMQLQSRHHDAQLGRLTPVSPVAHQAVSVANGNKQEGFAVPAPLDNKGMHSLISNFRCRSVSPAVHRQRNLSGSTLTPVINLPRTSLASFGSPVTPEVHNTFANSLSDNSANSMAQRSQSVPLSVMMQTPFPSYQKQANTKKITNVLLSKLDSDSDDAVRGLGINNLPSNYTARMNLTQILETTSNCGSANQQPMISSSTSVFEFQKPSYLIKHTNNDQLGYISEDNQAQTEAREQSLDFTSTVKDFLAEDSLQPNQQMVGQVTSDLNVASDFSSDLRLSTEFSGSINDLSTLDTNLLFDPSKQQGQDVDTTLEELNDDAVFQQICNESMNSMQSSGFDWMESKDHPAVEMLG